The Thermovirga sp. genomic interval CGATATCGCCTTCCGACTCGACCCCCTTGGAGGGGAAACCGTCCACGACGCCGGCGATGCCCCTCCCCTGGCCTGTCTGGAAGATGAGCACCTGGAGCGGGTTGGCCGTCGCGGCGAATATCCTGCATACCTCCTGGACCTGCTTGATCGCGTTGAGGACGCTGACGGGGAAGCCGTTCCTCAACAGGATGACGAAAGCATGTCCCGCCGACAGTTTCAGGGCGTTTGCCACCGCGGCTTCCACGAGGTCATCGGCGTTGCCGTCCTTTCTCACGAGGCAGGGCCCCGAGGCCTCGCAGAAGGCCAGCCCGAACTCGAGGGACGTCGACGAGGTGGCCAGCACTTCGTAGAGGTCCTCGACGGTCTTGATGAAGTGGCTCTGCCCCAAGATGATGTTGCAGCCTTCGGGTATGCCCAGGTTGACCACTCCCCATTTCAGGGTCTTATCCGCCATTGTCCATTCCTCCTCCGGCCCGGCCCCCCGCCTGAGGAACACCGGGTGAGATCCCGGCGGGAGCGGCCCTTGCGTAATTGTGCTTCGAAAGAATCCGACAGCGAACCGAGAGGTTCCAGGATCTTCGAAAAACCCTTTTCCGATGCCGGGGGCAGGACGATGTCGGCGACGGCCCTCAAAGGTTCCCTGGCATCTTCCATGGTGATGGCTATATCGGCGTGCTCCAGCAGCTCGAGGTC includes:
- a CDS encoding adenosine monophosphate-protein transferase gives rise to the protein MADKTLKWGVVNLGIPEGCNIILGQSHFIKTVEDLYEVLATSSTSLEFGLAFCEASGPCLVRKDGNADDLVEAAVANALKLSAGHAFVILLRNGFPVSVLNAIKQVQEVCRIFAATANPLQVLIFQTGQGRGIAGVVDGFPSKGVESEGDIEERKKLLRDIIGYKR